The following DNA comes from Alnus glutinosa chromosome 6, dhAlnGlut1.1, whole genome shotgun sequence.
ttaaagtttaattgttGACGTGAGACGGAAAAGAGAAATTTAAAGCTGCTATGAACGTAGACGAATTTCAGTATATGTGaccaaaaacttaaaatttatgaataaaGTTTTCGACTTATGCATATTTCAATTAACATGTgcaataatttatttcaaaaaacgTGAAATTTAAACAAGTTCATCAACCAcgtttttctaataattttttaaaggctTCTCGGTTGAACTATTGATATGAGAATGTTATCAAGATTTAAAGGTACTAGTAACACACGAATCTCGGTATATTCGatcaacataaaataaggaCAATGTTGTGCGACATGTGCATATTGAAAAATATCCTGTGGAATGatttgtttaaaacaaacatgaAATCCAATCAATTTCAACAACCACGTCCTTAACTATTTTTTTGGTCTGTTGACTTTAAATGTTGATGTggaaaggttttataaatattaatgtgcTATGAACAGattaccaaaagaaaataactgCAAATTTAATACATATATGGGAATCCAAAATTTATGTAGTCAAACAACAATTTTGGGCGACAAACATGAAATTTTGAGAAAACGTTTGGGccattgttttattatttttaatttttattgggTTCTCAAAATGTTAGGTCATATAGTTATTtgctcaaattaaaaataatattgtgtttcGGTCTATTGATTCGCGTACAGacaaatatggacaagtcttggatgccAACCCGTAGGGGTATGACACAGTATAATaacgggtgtagagcgttcgtggaatttgccgttagtaactgtatGGCCGTTGATGGTCtaagctgagccagcactcccctgtcgggacaccatcgcccgttacaccatccCTTGCGCAACAATCGCTCGTTGACAAACACATGCCTGGTACGGGAGCTCATGATCCGCAGCGACGAtctccagatttgtagatattctatgtaattttgttttgttagtaaCAAATACGTTTATTAGTACATAATCTATTGTTGTGTTGGACttataattattgatttgtgtaatttgattttatgtttatggtaaatttcaaatgttgtccTAATATTTTTGTGATATATTTTGCGTAAAAtggattttgtgatatttttgtagggtttttttttttttttttggtagaaaataaaaaataataataatttgccACGTGGCAAAATGCCACCAGCCGATTGTGGCCACGTGGACCTTGATCCACGTTGCCGACTGTTGGCCACGTGGAGTATCATACATTCATACGCGTGGCCAATGTGCCACTTGGAACATAATCCACGTGGCCGACAGTCGGCAACGTGGATCAAGGTCCACATGGCCAATAGTCGGCCACGTGGATTATAATACACGTGGCTGAAACGTCAGCCACGTGGTAAATTGTTCCGTGTGACACGTGGGACATTGGTGACGTGTATTTCATAGACACATGGTAAATTGTACATTTCGCAACAACCGGATCTACCACATCGCGAACATGTGGTCATTTACACATGGTTAACAGTTTGCCGCGTATATAGGCCCCGTACACGTGGCAATTTGCAAGTGGcgaattgcaacttttttttgatGTAATTGAATAACAACGGTAGTTCTTTTAAGGTTGAAccacgtcattttttttttaaatttttttctctcatgctttccctcttcttcttttataattatatttaatattttaacaaagcTCTAAGAGCATCTGCAATGGATTATTTAAATTTCtatcttccttttttatttattttattttattttatttcttatttacagtatttaaatttatatctaaAATAGTTAACTGAagctatttttctattttaactaatgaTTTGCAAATGCACTTCTCATCtgattatttatttgttctctttatcatttaaatattttttccgTATCTCTTTTTCAAGGATTGTATCTTGCCAACCGTCATTCTttcctaaaattatatttttcgaCACTCATTTTCAAACGGTTGTATTGTCTTAACGATTATAGTCtctcaatataaatacaattaTTTCTTCTCTAATTTTATCAACCTAAACactaatttttctttcattcattatttgttttctctatgttaaaatataatattctttTAAACCTTCATTCTATCTAACTATCTGGGTAACATCACTTGGATACATTGATTCGATTTGAGCTAGCTAAGCACCCACATAATTTGTAGGATTTTTGTAGTCGTGAATCGTGAATTCTACTCTATACTGTCACTCGTCACAAATTAATTGTTAATGCCTTATTCTCCTTTTGTAAGAGAATGGTAAAGAAGGGATCTTCGCGCATTTGCAAATCCATCCTTACAAATTAAGTGCAAAATGGATTACAAAGGCAACAAAGTAAAAACTGTTAGCAGCCGCAGAAATCTTAGCAAATTCTTTTGGAGAGTGATGCCTTCAAAGTGGTTGAGGCTGTGAGTTCTAACCATGGCAATTGAAATAGATTTGGTCAACTAGTGAATGACACTCATATCATTTTAAGCTATATTTCTAATTGGTAGATTCACCATAGTAGTAGCTAGAATTGCTAATAAGGCGGTGCATAACTTAGCTAAAGCTACTGTTAAACAGTTCATAGATTAAgtttggatgaaaaaaaaattcataatgtatacgtaaaattgttttgttatagCAATCTATTCTATTTCTATGGTTGAGTTATAAaagtattaaattattaaaaaatttttaaagaagaaaaaaaaaaaaaaaaaccgcccCAAGCCAAAACTCAAAGCAAAAGTCAATACAACCCTGATACGTGTTCAAGCCCAGTGGGCTttaaggtttcaaataacatgGACTCTGGAGACTGAAGCAGGCAATTCTAAGCCCCATGGTGCTCAATTCGGGCTATATTTGAAGCTGGTGTGGGGCCTGAAGCAGGAAATCCTATTAGCCTATTTGGAACCATACCACCTCCCCATTGCGCACAATGAGAAAGAACCTTCGACCAATCCAACCCATGAAGTTCCTCCTAGTTCCATGTATTCTGTCATTTGAGCAAGAAGATTCcactgcatttttatttttattttttatttttttttttaaatttcttgggCACAACTgaaaaaaagtaatattatttaatagaaTATTATACTACTGTTatacaatttgatgatgtggcaataaaaataataagtcatttgatctgcacttgtaaaaaataaattacagaTTTTCATTACCACGTTATTGTCATTTCAGTTGTATGACAGTTATGTTGTATACCAGTTTTGTAAATATCATTACTcttgaaaaaattgcttatCAATTTTTCTCCTCACTAAAAAACTGTTATATGAATGGTATAGAGTAGCTAATATTAGTAGTCATTCTTTATCATTTAAAGTTTTCTCAGAAAATGGAAATTTTTGGAGGATTAATGGATTGTGAATCTTGTGATTCCCAAAATGCAAAGTAAACCCAAGTCATTTTTGTGCCTCAACACGATAATGGGATGACAATGTTGGAAATTATTATGACATGCTCATCagattaggggtgtaaatccggagcGGGTTCCCGGGTATTGGGTGAAACCCGGGATCCAGCTCCGGGTCCCCGGGTTTTAGGATTTAAACACCCGGGCCCGGACCCGGGTATCCCGGGTATCCGGTCCGGgttgtatattaaaaaaaaaaaaaaaaattttgctaTTAAGGTTAagggagaaataaaaaaaagcgtgacaaagaaaaagaaggtgaAATTGTAGTTGTTGCTATGAAATTGTAGTTTATTGCAGTGATGCAGTCACCTATCCATTTCAGCTCAGAAACAAAACCAGATTCTGCACTCTCAGTTTATTGCGTGACAAATGGGCCTGCTTAGGCTGTAGCATGGTTTCAATATCAATATATGGAAATTTACAAAGTGTGGGGATCAATCAACCAGGGAATTTAAGACTAACAATACGGTCAGAAAAGGAAGAGGATGAAAGCATATATTTGAAagaacaaaatacaaaagaacaTCATTTAAGACAGAAAACGCTAACACAACTAATGTTCCTACCATCTCAGCATGAcacctaaaaatttaaatgcaACACAAGAAACATGAAGTAATGTTTCCATATTTTTTCgataataaaatttcaaatgaagaaATAACCAGGGATCAAGGAATTAACAGTGGTATAGAAACAAACCTGCTACAAATCTCGAGAAGAAAAAGTTGATCCATGCGAAAGTAAGAGTCTGATCAACAATAGAGTATCAATACGATCTATTTCTAATTCAAGCAATTATATCAAGAAGTAAAAGTAACATAGTTCAAGCAATTACAACAATGTCTTATCAAAAGAGGAAAAACTCCTCCAGTCAACAGGGGAATGACGAAGGGCACTGGCagggggtatttttttatttttttttaattaattaacctacCCGGAGCCGGGTACCCGGGTATAACcgggattttttgaaataaatacccGGCTCCGGCTCCGGGTACCCGGATCCGGGTACCCGGATTCCCGGAGCCGGGTAATGCCCGGAGCCGGTTTCCTAGCCGGATATATCcggtccggatttacacccctacatcatatatgattttttctttttccttttagggtggggggggggggggtctatAAATTTGTTCATATGttcttttgaaaagaaaagaaaaaagatcgaAGAGTAGGATTGAAAATGTTcacaattattttctttctacaAATGTAAATATGCCTTCGGTAGAGTAAAGGAACCTATTATAAAGACTTGTTTTGTCTAAAGAGCTTTCCAAACTATGAGGCATGGctaaagagaaattttatttttacactaatttttttaagtgatataaaaaatcatttaaaatggaATTAATGCCCCTTTGACCTGCCATGCATTTTAGAATAAGAAAACACATCAATTTAtgacaaaaaagagaaaaaaaattaaataatcgCTTGCCTCAAAAATTTAAATcggtgaatatatatatatatttattttaactctTCCCTTTACGTGTtagctcaaattttttttttaatagatgaaacttaacacataaaatatttaattaaaaggaGAAATAAATGACAAAATCAAAGATTAAACTCAATAACTTTCTATATCATTACCAAGTTAAATTACCCCATTCATAGCCACAATCAACACCAAATATATGTTACATAAACCGACCAAGTCAACAACTCAAAATCGGCGTTTTACAGTGACAGAAGAAAATTTGATCAGTTTCACCCCCGACAAACTTCACCCACCATGAAAGCAGGGTAGTTAGGTTAAAACTTTCTTGCACCCCACTACCTCCCGTCACAATATTATTACAGTTTACTTCACTGTTATTTACTCAAAAATATCCATCTTGAGCTCCAAGGCAAATTAGGCAATGTTATTTCTAAAGGTTGATGAGGCTCGCGGCAGACTGAGGTAGATTCGTGAGCATGTGAACAACTTCCCTCATGGTAGGTCTGGCGGAGCTCTCATCCTCCACACACATCATAGCTATCTTGAACAGGTGTATTACCCCCGTCAGAGGGTAACCACTGAGCCTGGGGTCCACCACTGCCAGGACTGAAGCTGCATCGGACGGCTGAGAGAGCTCCGACGTGGTTTTCCTAACCCACCTCACTATATCCACACCGTCACCAAACTCCCCCACTGGTTTCCTCCCTGCTATCAGCTCCAATAGCACAACACCGAAGCTGTACACGTCGCTTTTCTCGTCAACTTTCAGCGTGTAAGCGTACTCTGATGTACCAAAAAAGGTTAATGAGATTTCAGACGCTTCCGTCACGTTCAAAGCACTCCAATatcaaatcattcaaaactcTGGAAGATACCAAACTAAGAGACAAAAAGCAAACCCAAGTTGTATTTATAGATGGATATGAGCGAAGAAATTTTTAGTGGAATGGAAAATGAATTGAATAGCGGATTAGAAGAAgataaatacaattaaattatatgaaaatatattgtAACATTAATGAGGAGCACGAACCTGGGGCGATGTATCCATAGGAGCCGGCAATGGAGGACATGCACTCGGAGGCTCCGGCGTCCTGCAAGAACTTGGCAAGCCCAAAATCAGCAACATGAGCCTCGAATTCCGAGTCCAGCAATATGTTGTTGGACTTGACGTCCCTGTGGATGATGAGCGGAGAGCAGTCATGGTGAAGATAGGAGAGCCCCTTGGCAGCCTCGACGGCTATCTTATACCTCATTTCCCACTGCAAATGCGCTCCCTTTGACCCATGTAACATCTCGCCCAAGCTCCCGTTTGGCATGTACTCGTACAACAAAAGGTTCGTGTCCTTGTTGGACACGTAACCCAGAAGTCTCACGATGTTTCGGTGTTTGATTTGCCCCAAAGTTTTGATCTCCGCCGAGAACCCGTGGTCGTTCCGCCCGGTACCGCGACCCACCAGCCGTTTGATCGCCACGTCGGAGCCGTCTGGCATGGACCCGCGGTAGACGGTCCCAGCTCCTCCTTTGCCTATTATGTTCTCTTCCCTCAAACATTCCAACACGATCTCAGCCTTGAAATCGAGCCGTTGAAACGCCGTGAGCTTCCACGCGCGTGACATCTGGAGCTTCTTTTTTCGCATCATGTAAACCGTAACCAGACCCAGGGACATAACCGTTACGATTGCGATCACGGTGATTACGACCTTCCAAGACCCGGAATTGCTGAGGATCCGACCCGAACCCTGACCCTGAGTACCCACAAAAGACGGGCAAGTGGCGGGACGTGACGGACAGAGATGGGGGTTCCCAGCGAACGAGCTCTCATTGAAAACCAAGAATTGCCCGCCGGTGGGGATTGTGCCTACAAAATTGTTTTCCGAGAGGTCCAGCGTTGTGAGGCTAGTCATGATTTTGATTTCTCTGGGGATTTCGCCTGTTAGTTGGTTTCTCGAGAAATTGAGAACGCTGAGTTCCTTCAGCTTGGCAATCCCTTTGGGAATTTCACCAAACAGACTATTTCGGCTGAAATCCACGGAGTTTAAAGAGGTACAGCTCGAAATCGAAGCCGGAATTTCGCCGCTGAGATTGTTGTCGCTCACGTTGATTCTCGTGAGCATATTTAGATGAAAGATTTCCCCCGGAATCTCACCGGAAAACATGTTCCTTTCCAGCGATAGAGTTtgcaattttttgaaatttcgaATTCCCGGAGGAATTTTCCCGGTGATTTGATTGCCGGAAAGCGTAAGAATTCCGAGCATGTTCGCCGAAAACTCGAAGGAAAGCTCGCCAGAGAAGTGGTTGTCGTTGACCTCGATCTGTTCCACCAACGGCAAGTTGAACATCCCCGCCGGAATCGTCCCGTTGAGCTGGTTCTTCATGATTCGGATCTTCGTAAGCGACTTGCACTCGCCGAGCTCTTCAGGGATTGGTCCGATGAAGAAATTCTCCATCAAGATCAGCGTCTTCAACCTACCTCCTTTGCACAAATCGCGAGGAATCAACCCGGTGAGATGATTGGTCGCCACGTCCAGTTGTATGAGCTTTCCATTGCGACCCAAGTTCTCGGGGAGTTCGAGCGTGAAGTTGTTCTCCCATATCTGAAGCACTTCTAGATTCGCAAGGTCGCCGATGAAGGCCGGGACTGGACCGTACAGCTTGTTCTTAAACAAGTTGAGTAGCGTGATGTTCTTGAGCTCTGAGAAGCTCTCCGGTATCTGTCCCGTGAGTTCGTTGATTGAGAGATCCAGTGATTTCAAGCTGTAAATACCAGAAAGCTCCGGTGGTATATAACCAGTGAGACGGTTGACTTGTAGAAACAATGAGTGCAAGTTCTTCAAAGAGCTGAGGCTCGTGGGAATCTCGCCGTGGAGGTTACAGCTCGCCATGTCTAGGAGTTCAAGCGAGCTGAGCGATCCCAGCTCCGACGGAATACCCCCTTCGAAAATGTTGAAGTACCCTAAATACATTTGCTTGAGATTCTTTAACTGACCTAAACTAGACGGAACTTTGCCCGTGTGTGAGTTGCCGTTCACGCCAAAGAACTCGAGGCTCTGAATCTCCGAGTAACTCTCTGGAATGGGACCCGAAAAGTAGTTCCCTCCGAGACAAAGGTGTTTGAGGTTTTTCAAGCTCACGAGCTCCGTCGGAAGAGGCCCAGAGAAGTTGTTGTTGTACGTGTCGAGGACCTCGAGCTCTGTCATCTTAACAGTAATTTCTCCGGGGAAATTGCCGGTGAAAGCGTTGTTAGAAATGTTGAAAACCTTGAGCGACGTGAGGTTTGAGATCTCCATCGGAAGTCTCCCCGTGAGATTGTCGCTGGCGATCGTTAGGTTCACCAGCCTGTCCAGTAACCCAATCTCCGGCGGCAGAAAACCGTAAAGATAAGTGTAAGACACGTTGAGAGAAACCACCCGTGCGTCCTCGTCGCACGAAACTCCAGAGAAGTTGCAATGGGCTGTTGGCGACAAAGAGTTCTTCCAGTCATCCAGGCCCGAACCTTTGGGGCCGGTCATGGCCGACTTGAGCTTCAGCAGCACTTCAAGATCACCACCGTACGCCTGGCACGCTGAGAAAAGCAGGAAAAGCAAAGCAATGTGAACAAGGAGAGAACATGTGAAGGAGATCCTCATCTCTCCCTCCACAATGTTTTCCAGTCTCggggttctttcttcttcaggGAGTGTGAGAGAGAAGAATGATTGCAAGGGTTACCGCTATGCAGTTCAAATCAGATAGGACTGTGTAGCTTGCTTTATAAAAGTAGAGGACTGTGAAGCCCTGGAATGCCTCGTAAAAGGAGAATCGAACTGATCTCCCCAAGTATCAAACTTGGAATGAATAAACAATTTGAAGACTGCGAAAAGTGAGAGAGTAACGGAGGTTGCATGAAGGGGGTCCTACAGTAGGATACGGATTTAACGTTGATCCTGACGGAGTTTGGCGTTGATGGTACTCATCTGGATGGTGTGTGTTCGACGGCGTGACCTGTCAGGTTTGAATGACAGGGCATGATAATGATGCTGGCCTCTGGGGTCAGTTCCGCCAGTTGTGTATCGGTGACGCGGTAAAGTAAAAAAACTCTTCCCAAACCAAATTTcactttttgtattttaaaattaattatcttTCCCACGATGTCAGAAAGACGGTGTCGTTTTCTCAGGCTTGTGGATTATCAAAATCAATGTGGATGCTGTCCTTTTTTGTTTAGAACTGGGAAAAAACTGAATGGGCTTTCTGGGCCCAGTGCAAAGGCTGTCCGTGTCCTTTCCCAAACGGACGCCTTTCCCCCCTCTGACTCCACTTTGGCTGTGAGCTAAAAGTCTactctttttgttcttttctctcaCTGTCTCCCCACCAATCCGGTTCGTCCAGTGGTGGGACCATAGTAAAACGCCCTATACGGCCCTTCCATTCTGATTACCTTCGAGGCAGATTTCATCATCAACTGCTGCACGGTTCAAGAAAAGGCCAAAATGTTATAACCAATTCTCAGCCACGGAACTGGTATAATATCTAATTGGAATGGATTGAATTGGATTAGTTTGGATTGCGATTCGGGTTTGGGTGTTAAGTTTGGGTCATATCAAATTTTTaagtataatattatataaagacagttttaattttgtcaatttaattaaacggataaTACTCTTTAACTTTAATCTTATAATTTCATATCAAATTGtgggttgtgtaaaaaattaaaagcttttaTATCGCATGTCAGGTTCAAGTTCAACTTGTATCAAAACAttgatataagattatatatgttaatCATAACTCGACCCATTTACTTAAAATAAGCATACTTCTTAACTCTAACGAGTTAATTTTGTATCGACTTAcaaattgtgtaaaaaaaatatcagaCATAAATTTGACTTGTTTTAGTTCTAGTTAAAAGTAGACATATTTAAGACTAGGACATGTATCTCGATCTTATCTCATGATTCATGTTACAAGACATGTTGCACTTTCAACAAATCTAGTTTTAACTCAAGTTGGACCT
Coding sequences within:
- the LOC133870319 gene encoding receptor protein kinase CLAVATA1-like, which translates into the protein MRISFTCSLLVHIALLFLLFSACQAYGGDLEVLLKLKSAMTGPKGSGLDDWKNSLSPTAHCNFSGVSCDEDARVVSLNVSYTYLYGFLPPEIGLLDRLVNLTIASDNLTGRLPMEISNLTSLKVFNISNNAFTGNFPGEITVKMTELEVLDTYNNNFSGPLPTELVSLKNLKHLCLGGNYFSGPIPESYSEIQSLEFFGVNGNSHTGKVPSSLGQLKNLKQMYLGYFNIFEGGIPSELGSLSSLELLDMASCNLHGEIPTSLSSLKNLHSLFLQVNRLTGYIPPELSGIYSLKSLDLSINELTGQIPESFSELKNITLLNLFKNKLYGPVPAFIGDLANLEVLQIWENNFTLELPENLGRNGKLIQLDVATNHLTGLIPRDLCKGGRLKTLILMENFFIGPIPEELGECKSLTKIRIMKNQLNGTIPAGMFNLPLVEQIEVNDNHFSGELSFEFSANMLGILTLSGNQITGKIPPGIRNFKKLQTLSLERNMFSGEIPGEIFHLNMLTRINVSDNNLSGEIPASISSCTSLNSVDFSRNSLFGEIPKGIAKLKELSVLNFSRNQLTGEIPREIKIMTSLTTLDLSENNFVGTIPTGGQFLVFNESSFAGNPHLCPSRPATCPSFVGTQGQGSGRILSNSGSWKVVITVIAIVTVMSLGLVTVYMMRKKKLQMSRAWKLTAFQRLDFKAEIVLECLREENIIGKGGAGTVYRGSMPDGSDVAIKRLVGRGTGRNDHGFSAEIKTLGQIKHRNIVRLLGYVSNKDTNLLLYEYMPNGSLGEMLHGSKGAHLQWEMRYKIAVEAAKGLSYLHHDCSPLIIHRDVKSNNILLDSEFEAHVADFGLAKFLQDAGASECMSSIAGSYGYIAPEYAYTLKVDEKSDVYSFGVVLLELIAGRKPVGEFGDGVDIVRWVRKTTSELSQPSDAASVLAVVDPRLSGYPLTGVIHLFKIAMMCVEDESSARPTMREVVHMLTNLPQSAASLINL